One window of the Triticum dicoccoides isolate Atlit2015 ecotype Zavitan chromosome 3B, WEW_v2.0, whole genome shotgun sequence genome contains the following:
- the LOC119278614 gene encoding 7-dehydrocholesterol reductase-like, whose amino-acid sequence MAKQKQQQPKPGPAAADAAPPPREFKTAHSPWFTYASMATLFSLCPPFVILLWYTVAHADGSVARTYEHLRDRGILEGLKAVWPMPTLVAGKIILGFALFEAALQLLLPGKRFEGPISPAGNVPVYKANGLLAYAVTLVTYLSLWWFGIFNPAIVYDHLGEIYSALVFGSLVFCLCLYIKGHVAPSSSDSGSSGNAFIDFYWGMELYPRIGKHFDIKVFTNCRFGMMSWAVLAVTYCIKQYEMNGRVADSMLVNTALMLIYITKFFWWESGYWCTMDIAHDRAGFYICWGCLVWVPSTYTSPGMYLVNHPVNLGPQLAISILLAGILCIYINYDCDRQRQEFRRTNGKASVWGKAPSKIVASYQTTKGETKTSLLLTSGWWGFSRHFHYVPEILAAFFWSVPALFDHFLPYFYVLHLTILLLDRAKRDDDRCSTKYGKYWKMYCNRVPYRVVPGIY is encoded by the exons ATGGCGAAGCAGAAGCAGCAGCAGCCCAAGCCCGGCCCTGCCGCGGccgacgccgcgccgccgccccgggaGTTCAAGACGGCTCACTCGCCGTGGTTCACCTACGCCTCCATGGCCACGCTCTTCTCCCTCTGCCCGCCATTCGTCATCCTCCT GTGGTACACGGTGGCGCACGCGGACGGATCGGTGGCGCGCACCTACGAGCACCTCCGCGACCGCGGGATCCTGGAGGGGCTCAAGGCCGTCTGGCCCATGCCCACCCTCGTCGCCGGGAAGATCATCCTCGGCTTCGCTCTCTTCGAGGCCGCCCTCCAGCTGctccttcccgggaagcgcttcgaGGGGCCCATCTCGCCCGCCGGGAATGTGCCCGTCTACAAG gcAAATGGTTTACTAGCATATGCAGTGACTTTGGTCACCTACCTAAGCCTGTGGTG GTTTGGAATATTTAACCCTGCAATAGTATATGATCACCTGGGAGAGATATACTCGGCTCTGGTCTTTGGAAGCCTTGTGTTCTGTTTATGCCTGTACATAAAG GGTCATGTAGCACCATCTTCATCTGATTCTGGATCCTCAGGGAATGCGTTCATTGATTTCTACTGG GGAATGGAACTGTATCCTCGGATTGGTAAGCACTTCGATATCAAAGTCTTCACAAACTGCCGTTTTGGGATGATGTCCTGGGCTGTTCTTGCTGTCACCTACTGCATAAAGCAG TATGAAATGAATGGCCGAGTTGCAGACTCCATGCTTGTGAATACTGCACTGATGTTGATCTATATCACAAAGTTTTTCTGGTGGGAGTCTGGATATTGGTGTACTATGGACATTGCGCATGATAGAG CTGGTTTCTACATTTGCTGGGGATGCTTGGTATGGGTTCCATCAACTTACACCTCTCCTGGAATGTACCTTGTCAATCATCCTGTGAATTTGGGTCCCCAG CTAGCAATCTCGATTCTCCTCGCTGGAATATTGTGCATATACATAAACTATGACTGTGATCGTCAGCGCCAAGAATTTCGCCGGACAAACGGGAAAGCCTCAGTATGGGGCAAAGCCCCGTCAAAG ATTGTTGCTTCATATCAGACCACAAAAGGAGAAACGAAAACCAGTCTTCTCTTGACTTCTGGATG GTGGGGCTTTTCTCGTCACTTTCACTATGTCCCAGAGATACTGGCAGCATTTTTCTGGAGCGTTCCAGCTCTTTTCGATCAT TTTCTGCCGTACTTCTATGTGCTACATCTAACCATTCTACTGCTTGACCGAGCGAAGAGGGATGATGATAGATGCTCAACAAA GTACGGCAAGTACTGGAAGATGTACTGCAACAGAGTACCATACAGGGTTGTTCCTGGTATTTACTGA